In Sedimentibacter sp. MB31-C6, one genomic interval encodes:
- a CDS encoding flavocytochrome c has translation MKKSIKIVSLLLVMCMLFSITACTTKTDDTSTVNEQEVNITPMKKGEYIIDVVGMNPMQVKVTLSETSIDNIEIVSHNETQGVSDAAIKDMPIKIVEKQSIGVDTISGATISSNAIIEAVSKAIEQAGGVISEFDIAEVASEADVINDARPPMGTKNLPENWDLTYDVVVVGGGFAGLSAAYSSSTQGANTLLIDKMPVLGGNSQINGGVYASYTSKIADSLYTQLEIEPDTAEKHIEDTIVGGDYMGDEKLVKNLVYGSPVMLDILLDNGLEVRESITRPGGHYGYRTYTTINGVGADIVTVQKKMIDETDTTVMLNTKMTQIYREIEGEQRVVGIRVETEDGIKNIKAEKGLIITTGGFSGNVEMRSKHVPALTADLPTTNHVGATGEGLIMAQEIGANTMQMSYIQLYPFANPNNGVLDATAVIPFSGPSSGIVYVDVNGNRYVNEGERRDVCSRAAQESDGFPTFSIFGQDIVEKAGFIADTQLENGIDADRIFKADTLEELVEMINAHKYQDNTINMTAEALIETINTHNGYIEAGEDPDFGKVIDKGVMLKIENGPYYAIPQWPSVHHTMGGLTITEKTEVQDIWGNIIPGLYAAGEVAGGVHGTNRLGSNAIPDALVHGHIAGEYAVTGEVPDFVSVD, from the coding sequence ATGAAAAAATCAATTAAGATTGTATCACTACTTCTTGTAATGTGCATGTTGTTTTCCATAACTGCTTGTACAACAAAAACAGATGATACTTCAACAGTTAATGAGCAAGAGGTAAATATTACTCCGATGAAGAAAGGTGAATATATTATCGATGTAGTTGGTATGAATCCAATGCAGGTGAAGGTTACATTAAGTGAAACTTCAATTGATAATATTGAGATTGTTTCTCATAATGAAACACAAGGTGTTTCTGATGCTGCAATAAAAGATATGCCAATCAAAATTGTTGAAAAACAAAGTATAGGTGTAGATACTATCTCAGGTGCAACTATATCAAGTAACGCTATAATAGAAGCAGTTTCTAAAGCAATTGAACAAGCAGGTGGAGTTATTAGTGAATTTGATATAGCAGAAGTTGCTAGTGAAGCAGATGTTATAAATGATGCTAGACCACCAATGGGAACCAAGAATCTTCCAGAAAATTGGGACCTAACTTATGATGTAGTAGTAGTTGGCGGGGGATTTGCTGGACTATCAGCTGCTTACAGTTCATCTACTCAAGGAGCAAATACTCTTCTTATAGATAAAATGCCAGTATTAGGTGGAAATTCACAAATTAACGGTGGAGTTTATGCATCTTATACTAGTAAAATTGCAGATTCATTATATACTCAGTTAGAAATTGAACCCGATACTGCTGAAAAACATATTGAAGATACTATCGTAGGTGGAGACTATATGGGAGATGAGAAGTTAGTTAAAAATCTTGTCTATGGATCTCCTGTTATGTTAGATATATTATTAGATAATGGACTTGAAGTACGTGAATCTATTACACGTCCAGGTGGACATTATGGATATCGTACATATACGACAATTAATGGAGTAGGTGCAGATATTGTTACTGTTCAAAAGAAAATGATTGATGAAACGGATACTACAGTAATGTTAAATACTAAAATGACTCAAATATATCGTGAAATAGAAGGAGAACAAAGAGTTGTAGGCATTAGAGTTGAAACAGAAGATGGTATTAAGAACATAAAGGCTGAAAAGGGTCTTATTATAACGACAGGTGGATTTAGTGGAAATGTAGAAATGCGTTCAAAACATGTACCTGCACTTACAGCCGACTTACCTACTACAAATCATGTAGGGGCAACTGGCGAAGGATTAATAATGGCTCAAGAAATTGGAGCTAATACTATGCAAATGTCATATATTCAACTTTATCCATTCGCAAATCCAAATAATGGTGTTTTAGATGCAACAGCAGTTATTCCTTTTAGTGGACCGAGTTCTGGTATTGTTTATGTTGATGTAAATGGAAACCGTTATGTAAATGAAGGTGAAAGACGTGACGTTTGTTCAAGAGCAGCTCAAGAAAGCGATGGATTCCCAACCTTCTCGATTTTTGGACAGGATATAGTTGAAAAAGCAGGATTTATTGCTGATACACAGTTAGAAAATGGTATTGATGCAGACCGTATATTTAAAGCAGATACTTTGGAAGAATTGGTAGAAATGATAAATGCTCACAAATATCAAGATAACACTATAAACATGACAGCTGAAGCTTTAATTGAAACAATAAATACGCATAATGGATATATAGAAGCTGGTGAAGACCCTGACTTTGGCAAGGTTATTGATAAAGGTGTTATGTTAAAGATTGAAAACGGACCTTATTATGCAATTCCTCAATGGCCATCAGTACATCATACTATGGGAGGATTGACTATTACTGAAAAAACAGAAGTACAGGATATTTGGGGTAATATTATACCAGGATTGTATGCAGCTGGAGAAGTAGCAGGTGGTGTTCATGGAACTAACAGATTAGGATCTAATGCTATTCCCGATGCCTTAGTACATGGACATATAGCTGGAGAATATGCTGTTACTGGAGAAGTTCCAGATTTTGTTTCAGTAGATTAA
- a CDS encoding S-layer homology domain-containing protein, translated as MLKRFRVILFVLIAVIIFQLTVFATETKAYTVAIGGEFVKTELNLTLKDLKEMPEEAQISQEYIYNSKSGEKTAQVKGVSLAYLLKDKAGVTAEEGIVIFTASDGYEIDPQPLQDIFNDKLKFVLAYEVNGEIIDNDEIENEEITVYRNLKEEGEFNTVYKMINKITIEEDLEEVVEEEPEEVTVEETDEKETETIIFTDITEEFKFAETAIYDLVNRDIIDGMGDGLYAPEKEFTREQFCKIIVAALGYELKDYEGAFSDIDKDRWSSSYVQAAVESGLFIGNPDGTFMPEKVISRQEIAVVAARAAIAKGLVEQTKVDKFVMEKSNYIDKNDVAEWAENAVAYLETQDVFVGVAGENFEPLKNVNRAEAALIVFNTLFSE; from the coding sequence ATGTTAAAAAGATTTAGAGTAATTCTATTTGTATTGATTGCAGTTATAATATTTCAACTGACAGTATTTGCGACTGAAACAAAAGCTTATACTGTTGCTATTGGAGGAGAGTTTGTTAAAACTGAACTTAATTTAACTTTAAAGGATTTGAAAGAAATGCCTGAGGAAGCTCAAATATCTCAGGAATACATTTACAATTCAAAGTCAGGAGAAAAAACAGCTCAAGTTAAAGGTGTGAGCTTAGCTTATTTGTTAAAAGATAAAGCAGGAGTAACTGCAGAAGAAGGAATCGTAATATTTACAGCATCTGATGGATATGAAATTGATCCACAGCCACTTCAGGATATTTTTAATGATAAATTGAAATTTGTTTTAGCTTATGAAGTAAATGGAGAAATAATTGACAATGATGAAATTGAAAATGAAGAAATAACTGTGTATAGAAATTTAAAAGAAGAAGGCGAATTTAATACAGTTTATAAAATGATTAATAAAATTACCATAGAAGAAGATTTAGAAGAGGTTGTTGAAGAAGAACCTGAGGAAGTTACAGTTGAAGAAACTGATGAAAAAGAAACTGAAACTATTATATTTACTGACATAACGGAAGAATTTAAATTTGCAGAAACAGCTATTTATGATCTTGTTAATAGAGATATTATAGATGGTATGGGTGATGGACTTTATGCACCTGAAAAGGAATTTACTAGAGAACAGTTCTGTAAAATAATAGTTGCAGCTTTAGGATATGAGCTTAAAGATTATGAAGGAGCTTTCAGCGATATAGATAAAGATAGATGGTCATCTTCCTATGTTCAAGCTGCTGTTGAATCTGGATTATTTATAGGAAACCCTGATGGTACGTTTATGCCCGAAAAAGTAATATCAAGGCAAGAAATAGCAGTTGTAGCTGCAAGGGCGGCAATTGCAAAAGGTTTAGTAGAACAAACTAAGGTAGATAAATTTGTTATGGAAAAATCAAATTACATAGATAAAAATGATGTAGCTGAATGGGCAGAGAATGCTGTTGCTTATCTTGAAACTCAGGATGTTTTTGTTGGAGTTGCAGGAGAAAACTTTGAACCTTTAAAGAATGTAAATAGAGCTGAAGCTGCATTGATAGTATTTAATACATTATTTTCAGAATAA
- a CDS encoding molybdopterin-dependent oxidoreductase, which yields MKRILIILMALLLLLAGCSTSVNENSDIDNNEKIESATLKPDEKTTEGEIESEEDNNIEQITEEPTTEELITEEPITEEPSSVEQTNNIDDEKNTKNLLKIEGLVENELSLSLDELKAMTDIIFEADFYSLNSFGTTGYTYFKGIKLWNLLDEVALIKPDATKISIIAEDGYKMEFTIEQVQNEYIDETNPENKYPMIIAWEEDGEEYNTDEGAPYKLVVGQKEAGDVNKPQWVSNIDVILIE from the coding sequence ATGAAAAGAATATTGATTATATTAATGGCTTTACTGCTGTTACTGGCTGGATGTTCAACAAGTGTAAATGAGAATTCAGATATTGATAATAATGAAAAAATAGAATCAGCAACCCTAAAACCTGATGAAAAAACTACTGAAGGAGAAATAGAATCCGAAGAGGATAATAATATAGAACAAATAACAGAAGAACCAACAACAGAAGAACTAATAACAGAAGAACCAATAACAGAAGAACCTTCATCAGTAGAGCAAACAAATAATATTGATGATGAAAAAAATACAAAGAATCTATTAAAAATAGAAGGATTGGTTGAAAATGAACTTTCACTTTCACTAGATGAATTAAAAGCAATGACTGACATTATTTTTGAGGCTGATTTTTATTCATTGAATAGTTTTGGCACCACAGGATATACATATTTTAAAGGAATTAAGCTATGGAATTTATTAGATGAAGTAGCCTTGATAAAGCCTGATGCAACAAAAATATCTATAATTGCTGAGGATGGCTATAAAATGGAATTTACAATAGAACAAGTACAAAATGAGTATATTGATGAAACAAATCCTGAAAATAAGTATCCAATGATTATAGCGTGGGAAGAAGATGGCGAAGAATATAATACAGATGAAGGTGCTCCATATAAGTTAGTAGTAGGTCAAAAGGAGGCAGGAGATGTGAATAAGCCTCAGTGGGTTTCAAACATAGATGTAATCCTTATAGAATAG
- a CDS encoding FMN-binding protein: protein MKNRYRYIIAIILIVVGFLFFVLNDSSKEEKEVRVFYPQAKKVTLIKNIADDLYGSLYFPAVKRAYEVDGEICAYVVSCVGYNGPIEVLAAIDNKKDKLIGIQILNHEESMDYAEHIEKNWFLDRFKNLPVNKYLNMVVLDKENPEDIVQVTGATVSSQAVVSAVNAAIGHYQYWNYSIQLPKVPDVVPQEMWQKDINSFAINWEGGSVRIDTDEIKEYEQIEMDTTLINTTGTETKLRVTGPTLRHVLDMEGIDLSEYEGIGITGRDGYYTMIDKEKLEVNDIILTWKVNGKDIKDEDKPVRVSVPLELGPYWVKMVSNIDLYKEISPKDIDSVHMFNPLTEDIEPYYYEYYGAKDKSIEVGKILRKFDEVDEKGFFTMGAVDGLIKNETISLVRQRYFLKVEGDNAPMNIAPNFKLGMNVKEMTHFSTTKDAVIFPEKIIEVVRTKSIYGNEGMLLEDVLLTAGMRWDEVDNFTAVKTDETTIDLSLEDLLKCYLIYEDKSVILYKGNSEIMRSLLRIEKNEI from the coding sequence ATGAAGAATAGATATAGATATATTATCGCAATTATATTAATTGTAGTTGGTTTTTTATTTTTTGTATTGAATGATTCTTCTAAAGAGGAAAAGGAAGTAAGAGTATTTTATCCTCAAGCAAAAAAAGTAACTTTGATAAAAAACATTGCGGATGACTTATATGGCTCTTTGTATTTTCCGGCAGTAAAAAGGGCTTATGAAGTAGATGGAGAAATTTGCGCATATGTTGTAAGCTGTGTGGGGTATAATGGTCCTATTGAAGTTTTAGCTGCTATTGATAACAAAAAAGATAAATTAATTGGAATACAAATTTTAAACCACGAAGAATCTATGGACTATGCAGAGCATATAGAAAAAAACTGGTTTTTGGATAGGTTTAAAAATTTGCCTGTGAATAAATATTTAAATATGGTGGTGCTTGACAAGGAAAATCCTGAAGATATAGTTCAAGTTACAGGAGCAACAGTAAGTTCGCAGGCAGTAGTGAGCGCAGTAAATGCTGCTATAGGACACTATCAATATTGGAATTATAGTATACAATTACCGAAGGTTCCGGATGTAGTACCACAGGAAATGTGGCAAAAAGATATAAATAGTTTTGCTATAAATTGGGAAGGTGGGTCTGTTCGTATAGATACTGATGAAATAAAAGAATATGAGCAGATAGAAATGGATACAACACTTATAAATACAACAGGAACCGAAACAAAATTACGTGTAACAGGTCCTACTCTTAGACATGTTTTGGATATGGAAGGTATTGATTTAAGTGAATATGAAGGTATAGGTATAACCGGAAGAGATGGATATTATACTATGATAGACAAGGAAAAATTAGAAGTAAATGACATAATATTAACCTGGAAAGTCAACGGCAAAGATATAAAAGATGAAGATAAGCCTGTAAGAGTATCTGTTCCTTTGGAACTTGGACCATATTGGGTAAAGATGGTTTCCAATATTGATTTATATAAAGAAATATCTCCTAAGGATATAGATAGCGTTCATATGTTTAATCCATTAACTGAAGATATTGAGCCATATTATTATGAATACTATGGAGCTAAGGATAAGTCAATAGAGGTAGGGAAAATATTAAGAAAATTTGACGAAGTTGATGAAAAAGGTTTTTTCACTATGGGTGCTGTAGACGGTCTTATAAAAAATGAAACAATATCATTGGTAAGGCAAAGATATTTTCTAAAGGTTGAAGGAGACAATGCTCCAATGAATATTGCTCCCAATTTCAAGCTTGGTATGAATGTAAAAGAAATGACGCATTTTTCAACTACAAAAGATGCAGTGATTTTCCCTGAAAAAATAATCGAAGTTGTAAGAACAAAGTCTATATATGGTAATGAAGGAATGCTTTTGGAAGACGTATTGCTAACAGCAGGAATGAGATGGGATGAAGTAGATAACTTTACTGCTGTGAAAACAGATGAAACTACAATAGATTTATCATTGGAAGACTTGTTGAAATGTTATTTGATATATGAAGACAAATCTGTAATTTTATATAAAGGAAATAGTGAAATAATGAGGTCGCTTTTAAGGATTGAAAAGAATGAAATATAA
- a CDS encoding 4Fe-4S binding protein, protein MKYKIRNIIQIITTVTVIISCLIYYMYINEIIDFRFFSIGDMNPYGGWSAVKSAFTDLSYRWRGFSRSIALTFGITITALLLGRFFCGFICPIGAIQDFFKYLGSKIKLEEIKFSHKPEFIKYIILIIILIISILGMGNIISPISPWIAYLNIFAGFNLQLGTVILLLIALISLFGRRIFCRYFCFFGAFQSLLYSIGPFKIKKNDCESCSYCLRNCPVSEQLRISEVEENISPECINCLECINTCVKDNEGYSIKIGNKKIKSNIYIIFCICIILSSYILLPLIDVTDVQAIATIENIKDGIYLGSGIGFGGIMNVEVVINNNKISNIKILNHRETTGYYEEVFRYISYKILESQNLNLDAVSGATSSSRGFINSVKDAVSKSLVN, encoded by the coding sequence ATGAAATATAAAATACGAAATATAATACAAATAATTACAACTGTTACAGTAATAATATCATGTTTGATTTATTATATGTATATAAATGAAATTATAGATTTTAGATTCTTTTCTATAGGTGATATGAATCCTTATGGTGGATGGAGTGCAGTGAAATCTGCCTTTACTGATTTATCTTACAGGTGGCGGGGCTTTTCAAGAAGCATTGCATTAACATTTGGAATAACCATTACTGCATTATTATTGGGAAGATTCTTTTGTGGATTTATTTGTCCTATTGGAGCAATACAGGATTTTTTTAAATACTTAGGCAGTAAAATAAAACTTGAGGAAATAAAGTTTTCACATAAGCCCGAATTTATAAAATATATAATATTAATAATAATATTGATTATAAGTATTTTGGGAATGGGAAATATTATTTCCCCAATTTCACCGTGGATTGCTTACCTAAATATATTTGCGGGATTTAATTTGCAACTAGGTACTGTAATTTTATTGTTGATTGCTTTGATATCATTGTTTGGAAGAAGGATATTCTGCAGGTATTTTTGTTTTTTTGGAGCTTTTCAAAGTTTGCTATATTCCATTGGGCCTTTTAAGATAAAGAAGAATGATTGTGAATCGTGTTCTTATTGCTTAAGAAATTGTCCTGTTTCTGAGCAGCTTAGAATATCTGAAGTTGAAGAAAATATTTCTCCCGAATGCATTAACTGTCTAGAATGTATAAATACTTGTGTAAAAGATAATGAGGGTTATTCGATTAAAATAGGAAATAAAAAAATTAAAAGTAATATTTATATAATATTTTGTATTTGTATAATTTTAAGTTCATATATTTTGTTACCTTTAATAGATGTTACAGATGTACAAGCCATAGCAACTATTGAAAATATTAAGGACGGTATCTATTTAGGTTCAGGTATTGGGTTTGGCGGAATTATGAATGTAGAAGTCGTAATAAATAATAATAAAATTTCTAATATAAAAATATTAAATCACAGAGAAACAACAGGTTATTATGAAGAGGTATTTCGTTATATTTCATATAAAATTTTAGAATCACAAAATTTAAATTTAGATGCTGTGAGTGGTGCTACTTCTTCTTCACGAGGTTTTATTAATTCAGTAAAGGATGCTGTAAGTAAATCCTTAGTCAACTGA
- a CDS encoding ECF transporter S component: MENKFLKNYTLFNLIIIAIVSALGIATKPIVVPLVHIITGPLFIPGGAIAGGFYMFWVVLGTGIVKKTGTGTLIGIVQGILVIATGTMGTHGVMSLISYTLPGITVDIVFLFSKNKKYNSLHYILGCTVANITGTLISNILFFRLPLVTVVLILSVAALSGIVGGIIAYSIAKGLEKMNILEE; the protein is encoded by the coding sequence ATGGAAAATAAATTTCTAAAAAATTATACATTATTCAATTTAATTATTATAGCAATAGTATCAGCTCTTGGGATAGCAACAAAACCAATAGTGGTACCATTAGTTCATATAATAACGGGACCATTGTTTATACCAGGGGGAGCAATAGCCGGCGGTTTTTATATGTTTTGGGTAGTCCTTGGTACAGGTATTGTTAAAAAAACAGGCACAGGTACTTTAATAGGTATTGTTCAGGGTATATTGGTAATTGCAACTGGAACAATGGGAACTCACGGGGTTATGAGTCTTATTTCTTATACATTACCAGGAATAACTGTAGATATTGTATTTTTATTTTCCAAAAATAAGAAATATAATTCTCTTCATTATATTTTGGGATGTACGGTTGCAAATATTACAGGAACATTGATTTCCAACATATTATTTTTTAGGTTACCACTTGTTACGGTTGTTTTGATATTGTCTGTAGCAGCTTTGTCAGGAATAGTAGGTGGGATTATTGCATATAGCATTGCTAAAGGTTTGGAAAAAATGAATATATTAGAGGAATAA
- a CDS encoding alkaline phosphatase family protein codes for MKKLFLVFLIFLVGCSVKVSETSSEEIGISIFNENENLMVDFVPEGRVSIKEIIDVDFFHAIVISKTGEVNLISSDFYINKNKSVFVTYENRNIKNIEGIYLTDKYNSITNAYFETKEYLKSDKKVMTVLLDGFSFNQFKILNEKNDIPFLSKYFKYPALSVYTPVTNAGYAAIITGQTPNINGVHDRSVREMNVDSIFEYANSNNKNSLLLEGDIKILDTEIEPELHIDINKDKDTDDEMYKSALNAVNENYDLIFVHFHGIDDRGHSYGPYSEETMEYIKIIDQYLLNLSKVWDGAIIIVPDHGMHETSEGGGHGICVQSDMVVPYFIKEK; via the coding sequence ATGAAAAAATTATTTTTAGTATTTTTAATATTTCTAGTTGGATGTAGTGTAAAAGTTAGTGAAACAAGTTCAGAAGAAATAGGAATAAGCATATTTAATGAAAATGAAAATTTAATGGTTGATTTTGTTCCTGAGGGAAGAGTATCGATAAAAGAAATAATTGATGTGGATTTTTTTCATGCTATAGTCATTAGTAAAACAGGAGAAGTAAATTTAATATCTTCTGATTTTTATATTAACAAAAACAAATCGGTTTTTGTAACTTATGAAAATAGAAATATAAAAAATATTGAAGGAATATATTTGACAGACAAATACAACAGTATAACCAATGCATATTTTGAAACGAAAGAATACTTAAAAAGTGATAAAAAAGTAATGACAGTGCTTTTAGATGGTTTTTCATTTAATCAATTTAAGATACTTAATGAAAAAAATGACATTCCATTTTTAAGCAAATATTTTAAATATCCTGCACTAAGTGTATATACTCCTGTTACCAATGCAGGATATGCTGCAATTATTACAGGACAAACTCCTAATATTAATGGTGTACATGACAGAAGTGTTAGAGAAATGAATGTAGATAGTATATTTGAATACGCTAATAGTAACAATAAAAATTCGCTTTTACTTGAAGGGGATATTAAAATATTAGACACTGAAATTGAACCTGAACTTCATATAGATATTAACAAAGATAAAGATACAGATGATGAAATGTATAAAAGTGCATTAAATGCTGTAAATGAAAATTATGATTTGATTTTCGTTCATTTTCACGGAATTGATGACAGAGGACATAGCTATGGACCATATTCAGAAGAAACCATGGAATATATAAAAATAATCGACCAATATTTGCTAAATTTAAGTAAAGTGTGGGATGGAGCAATTATAATTGTACCTGATCATGGCATGCATGAAACTTCTGAAGGAGGGGGTCATGGAATCTGTGTTCAATCTGATATGGTTGTGCCGTATTTCATTAAAGAAAAATGA
- a CDS encoding molybdopterin-dependent oxidoreductase: MKRRVTIVVMLIITLIIIIFISLNINRTYVEKQKEILSKAEIILKYDDEKKVLTKDMIMFYSEDFEAVLDTSTSDPKTHIYTGVQLKDLLKENNIDFKDKVIIIRAVDGYSVAYSSEEISMDKNVYIAFMEDGKYLGSRDIGGRGPYESIVVSDIFSNRRCKWITEIEVK; the protein is encoded by the coding sequence ATGAAAAGAAGAGTTACAATAGTTGTTATGTTAATAATTACATTGATAATTATAATATTTATTTCATTAAATATAAATAGAACTTATGTTGAAAAACAAAAAGAAATTTTATCAAAAGCAGAAATTATATTAAAATATGATGATGAAAAAAAAGTTTTAACCAAGGACATGATAATGTTCTACAGTGAAGATTTTGAAGCAGTTCTTGATACTTCAACTTCAGACCCTAAAACTCATATTTATACGGGGGTTCAGTTAAAGGATTTGCTTAAAGAAAATAATATTGACTTTAAGGACAAAGTTATTATAATCAGAGCAGTTGATGGATATTCAGTTGCTTATTCTTCAGAAGAAATTTCAATGGATAAGAATGTTTATATTGCTTTTATGGAAGATGGTAAATACCTTGGAAGCAGAGATATAGGTGGGAGAGGTCCTTATGAATCAATTGTAGTATCAGACATTTTCAGCAATAGAAGGTGTAAATGGATTACTGAAATAGAGGTTAAATAA
- a CDS encoding ABC transporter ATP-binding protein — protein MNAVEVKNLSFKYNNVDEYILRDVNLNIKVGETVAIIGQSGCGKSTLCNCICGLIPRVYTGELSGEVLIFGENIINFSIADTVTKIGIIFQNPSTQLFSPTIEDELAFGPENLCVDREEIGKRIERILKIMNMEQYRYDNPNNLSGGQQQLIAIASVLMLNPSILICDEIMSWIDDEGKQIIKNLLLKLKEEGKTIIMVDHELENIQIADRIIYLGEQ, from the coding sequence ATGAATGCAGTTGAAGTTAAGAATTTAAGCTTTAAATATAATAATGTAGATGAATATATATTAAGGGATGTAAATCTTAATATAAAGGTTGGTGAAACAGTTGCAATAATAGGGCAAAGTGGATGTGGTAAAAGTACTTTATGCAACTGTATTTGTGGATTGATTCCAAGAGTTTATACTGGGGAATTATCAGGTGAAGTATTAATTTTTGGTGAAAATATTATAAATTTTAGTATTGCTGATACAGTAACAAAAATAGGAATTATATTTCAAAATCCTTCAACACAACTTTTTTCACCTACGATTGAGGATGAACTTGCCTTTGGCCCTGAAAATCTATGTGTCGATAGAGAAGAAATAGGTAAACGTATTGAAAGAATATTGAAAATAATGAACATGGAGCAATATAGATATGACAATCCAAATAATTTATCAGGAGGCCAACAGCAACTTATTGCAATTGCGTCAGTTTTAATGCTTAATCCATCAATACTTATATGTGATGAAATAATGTCTTGGATTGATGATGAAGGAAAACAAATTATCAAGAATCTTCTGTTAAAATTAAAAGAAGAAGGAAAAACAATAATCATGGTTGACCATGAACTTGAAAATATTCAAATTGCAGATAGAATAATATATTTAGGTGAACAATGA
- a CDS encoding energy-coupling factor ABC transporter ATP-binding protein, whose translation MKNKIEINNISYGYNRRRKVFENFSLQINNEETTILTGKNGSGKTTLTKLIMGIIKPSYGEIKIFGQRTADMSLGSIGKIIGYVFQYPERQLFTSSVMEELTFPLIFKGLDKEETFVKAEEMIKIFDLKKVKDTYPFLLSYGEKRRLAIASVLMNEPKYIILDEPTASLDRERIDTLSEVLYKLKNKKIGMLIITHNKNFIIKHGDRVIKIEGGRAYE comes from the coding sequence ATGAAAAATAAAATTGAAATCAATAATATTTCTTATGGTTATAACAGAAGGAGAAAGGTTTTTGAAAACTTTTCACTTCAGATAAATAACGAAGAAACCACAATTTTAACAGGAAAAAATGGTTCAGGTAAAACAACTCTAACAAAGTTAATAATGGGTATTATTAAACCATCATATGGAGAAATAAAAATATTTGGACAAAGAACTGCTGACATGTCACTTGGTAGCATAGGGAAAATTATAGGCTATGTTTTTCAGTATCCTGAAAGGCAGCTTTTTACTAGTTCGGTTATGGAAGAACTGACATTTCCATTAATATTTAAGGGACTCGACAAAGAAGAAACCTTCGTCAAAGCTGAAGAAATGATAAAAATCTTTGATCTTAAAAAAGTCAAAGACACATACCCCTTTTTATTAAGTTACGGTGAAAAGAGGCGTTTAGCTATTGCTTCAGTATTGATGAATGAACCAAAGTATATAATATTGGATGAGCCTACTGCTTCATTAGACAGAGAAAGAATAGATACTTTGTCAGAGGTGCTTTATAAACTTAAAAATAAAAAAATAGGTATGCTAATTATAACTCATAACAAAAATTTTATTATTAAACATGGAGACAGAGTGATAAAAATTGAAGGGGGTAGAGCTTATGAATAA
- a CDS encoding energy-coupling factor transporter transmembrane component T family protein, giving the protein MNNIDPRTKLVQVLILSSLALIYNKLSILLVVLLIAILIALSYKINIISILIRLKKLIKVIILIALIQSLLTKIGKPILTIGGVTLFTDYGVLRSLEFILRLGIIIVSAAIITTSSSREIIQGLIQWHCPYEIAFMVSVAIRFLPIFREEMLDMITAIQLRGIDLKKVKLRKKIQVYKYILTPITINSVIKAKELAAAMEMRGFRAYSKRTSYMILEMKTFDYLIIALNVSATMLFIIYK; this is encoded by the coding sequence ATGAATAATATAGATCCCCGAACGAAGTTAGTTCAAGTTTTAATATTATCGTCCCTTGCATTGATTTATAATAAATTATCAATATTATTAGTTGTATTATTAATAGCAATATTAATTGCATTATCATATAAAATTAATATAATATCTATATTAATTAGACTTAAAAAGTTAATTAAAGTTATAATTTTAATTGCATTAATTCAAAGTTTATTAACTAAGATTGGTAAGCCTATTTTGACAATAGGCGGTGTCACATTGTTTACGGATTATGGAGTTTTAAGGTCCCTTGAATTTATTCTTCGTCTTGGAATAATAATTGTTTCTGCAGCAATCATTACAACTTCATCGAGCAGAGAAATAATTCAGGGATTAATTCAGTGGCATTGTCCCTATGAAATAGCTTTCATGGTTTCTGTTGCTATAAGGTTTTTGCCTATATTCAGAGAAGAAATGTTAGATATGATTACAGCTATACAGCTTAGAGGAATTGATTTAAAGAAAGTTAAATTAAGAAAAAAGATTCAAGTTTATAAATACATACTAACTCCAATAACAATAAATTCTGTGATTAAAGCAAAGGAATTAGCTGCTGCTATGGAAATGAGAGGGTTTAGGGCTTATTCTAAAAGGACAAGCTACATGATTTTAGAAATGAAAACCTTCGATTATCTTATAATAGCTCTTAACGTTTCAGCAACAATGTTATTTATTATTTACAAATAG